The Myroides fluvii region TTCCTACATTGCCGAATCACAAGCTCAATACAGTATCGGAGTATTTGGGATTTAAGCTCGATAATCACCACCATGCGTTAGCTGATGCGGAGGCTTGTGCACATATTGCTTTACACGTGTTTTAATCGTAGTGGGAACGCCAAAAAACGAGATTGCTACTTAGTTGTTGGTTAAATACAAGTGAATGGCGGTACCCTTTCCAAAATCCGAATTTATAGTAAGTTGAGCGCCAATGAGTTGAGCTCTTTCTTTCATGTTGCTTAAACCAATACCACGGAATGAAGTAGAGGGTTTAATTCCCTTACCGTTGTCTTTGATACTTAAAACAATACAATTTTTTTCTGTTGTAACTTTTAGCTTGCATAGACTCGCACAAGCATGTTTATTTACATTTTGAAAAGCCTCTTGAATGATTTGATAAATGTTTACCTTTTGTACCGTGGTTAAATGCTCTAAACACAAATTCGACTCAAAGGCAATAGAAAAACTAGTTCTATTTTTATTCGATTGTTTGCCTACTAATTCGGTTAATAATTTTTCAAAAGACTTGTTTTGAAATATATTTTGCTGTGAAAAAGAATGTGAAATATCCCTTACCTTATTCTCTAGATGCACTAATTCATCCACCAACATCCCTTTAAGCGTTTCGTTGGGAATTTCTAAGAGTTGGGTGTTAAATCGCAAGGTAAAAATACTATTGATAATACCATCGTGTAGATCTTTTGCTATTCTGTTGCGTTCTTTTAGAATGGTTACGTTTTCAATCGTATTGTTTTCAATCAACAAATTCATAATTTGTTCATTTTTAGATTTTTGACTATTGGAGTGGGCTAAATCCTTGTTTCTGTTTTTTAGGCGGACGTAAATTAAAATAAAGAGCAATGTACCAATGATGATAAAAGCTCCTAAATAAACGAAGTAGATACGCTGTTTTAGTGTTTCGTTTTCTTGTTCCAGAATAAGGGTGTTGTATTCAATCTTGGCAAAACTTTCAAGTGTTTCCTTTTGCATGGAATCAAGTAGGTAGTTGACCTCTATGAGTTCTTTAACCAAGTTTGAGGTCTGTATGTCTTTGTGCTTCGTTAAGATATTTTCAATAATTTCTTTTTTGTGGTTGTAAAAGTTATTTGCATTGGCAATGGTATAGGCTTGTTCCAACCAAGCCTGTGATTGATTCATTTGGTTGCGCTCCCAATAGATATCAGATATAAATATAGATACATCAATAGCGTAAAAAGGATGATTTAATTTTGTGTATATCTGATAGGATTCAGTTAAGCGATCAATGATGTTACTATCTTGATTTTGGTAGTATAAAGCCAGGTGATATGTACTGTTTATGTGCGCGTATACTTGTATAGAAGTAGGCGATTTTCGATAATAAGTTAAGGCCTCTAGGGCATATTGTTCTGCCTGTTTATAGTCTTCTAAATCAAAGTAAGTCATTGCTATATTCCCCAGTAGATTTGACAAGGCTAAATTGTATTTCTCAACAGGTAAAATGGTGTATTTGCCCTCGTCTTTTTTTAACGTTTCATAGGTTTCTAGTAGGATAGATAAAGAAGCCTCATATTCTTTGTAACTGATTAAATAAAACGATTTGAGTTGATTGGCTTCAATGAGAATGGGACTGTTTGGGTATTTTTGAAGAATTTTTAAAGCTTGGTAAAGTTTAACCTCAGATTCCTTATCAAAACCCGCTTCATAAAACAGACGCGCTTGATAGAACACATT contains the following coding sequences:
- a CDS encoding sensor histidine kinase, with the translated sequence MFFTKSLPYFYLALMSLFLFASCNHKQTKHQTDIENLYAIKRTPAQKDSISKKYEGDVDKILRLTNTVAHQTYIDSVLNGLRYASNQKAFFAITALAEHDAKKKHDLSRLAQIYEKKAVYYHDNQQLDSVYHYYLQAELLYKKTSDSLALAENVFYQARLFYEAGFDKESEVKLYQALKILQKYPNSPILIEANQLKSFYLISYKEYEASLSILLETYETLKKDEGKYTILPVEKYNLALSNLLGNIAMTYFDLEDYKQAEQYALEALTYYRKSPTSIQVYAHINSTYHLALYYQNQDSNIIDRLTESYQIYTKLNHPFYAIDVSIFISDIYWERNQMNQSQAWLEQAYTIANANNFYNHKKEIIENILTKHKDIQTSNLVKELIEVNYLLDSMQKETLESFAKIEYNTLILEQENETLKQRIYFVYLGAFIIIGTLLFILIYVRLKNRNKDLAHSNSQKSKNEQIMNLLIENNTIENVTILKERNRIAKDLHDGIINSIFTLRFNTQLLEIPNETLKGMLVDELVHLENKVRDISHSFSQQNIFQNKSFEKLLTELVGKQSNKNRTSFSIAFESNLCLEHLTTVQKVNIYQIIQEAFQNVNKHACASLCKLKVTTEKNCIVLSIKDNGKGIKPSTSFRGIGLSNMKERAQLIGAQLTINSDFGKGTAIHLYLTNN